A DNA window from Bacteroides cellulosilyticus contains the following coding sequences:
- the pstA gene encoding phosphate ABC transporter permease PstA, whose product MIDRKHLSQRIAFGTFRLLSLTVVGILFAILGFIIYKGIGVISWEFLTTAPKDGMTAGGIWPAIVGTFYLMIGSALFAFPVGVMSGIYMNEYAPKGWIVRLIRMMTNNLSGIPSIVFGLFGMALFVNYMGFGDSILAGSLTLGLLCVPLVIRTTEEALKAIPDTLREGSRALGATKLQTIWHVILPMAMPNVITGLILALGRVSGETAPILFTCAAYFLPQLPTSILDQCMALPYHLYVISTSGTDMEAQLPLAYGTALVLIIIILFVNLLANALRKYFEKKVKMN is encoded by the coding sequence ATGATAGATAGGAAACATCTTTCGCAACGCATTGCATTCGGTACATTCCGTTTGCTGAGTCTGACGGTGGTAGGGATACTCTTTGCCATTCTCGGCTTTATTATATATAAAGGTATAGGAGTTATCAGTTGGGAGTTTCTGACTACCGCGCCGAAGGACGGCATGACGGCAGGTGGTATTTGGCCTGCCATCGTCGGAACATTCTATCTGATGATAGGCAGTGCCCTGTTTGCCTTTCCGGTGGGAGTAATGAGTGGTATTTATATGAATGAATACGCTCCGAAGGGCTGGATCGTTCGTCTTATCCGCATGATGACGAATAATCTGAGCGGGATACCTTCCATTGTCTTTGGTCTTTTCGGTATGGCTCTGTTCGTTAACTATATGGGGTTTGGCGACAGTATCCTTGCCGGCTCTCTTACATTGGGATTGCTCTGCGTGCCTTTGGTGATCCGTACTACCGAAGAAGCGCTGAAAGCTATTCCCGATACCCTGCGTGAAGGAAGCCGGGCTTTGGGAGCTACGAAATTGCAAACCATCTGGCATGTGATTCTGCCAATGGCCATGCCGAATGTGATAACAGGGCTTATTCTTGCTTTGGGACGTGTTTCCGGTGAGACCGCACCCATCCTGTTTACTTGTGCCGCTTATTTTCTTCCTCAGTTGCCCACAAGTATCCTCGATCAGTGCATGGCATTGCCTTATCATCTATATGTTATTTCTACCAGTGGTACGGATATGGAAGCTCAGCTTCCGCTGGCTTATGGCACTGCTTTGGTTTTAATAATAATCATTCTCTTTGTCAATCTTCTGGCAAATGCCTTACGGAAGTATTTTGAGAAAAAAGTAAAGATGAACTAA
- a CDS encoding DUF368 domain-containing protein — MERGLKDYALLMLKGVGMGAADVVPGVSGGTIAFIVGIYDELIDSIKSINGKSLKLFFTGKWGAFWKAINGNFLISIVAGIAVSVFSLAKIITWLLTDHPVMVWAFFFGLVLASTWFVGKDIKEWNKKTIPAFIIGVAVAYYITVATPAETPSNLFFIFLCGAIAICAMILPGISGSFILVLLGKYFYIMEAVKTFDIATLLVFLAGACIGITTFSRVLSYALKNFRNITLAVLTGFMLGSLNKVWPWKKTIETFTDSHGVVKPLVEANILPNQYIVEAVVLMIVGFFLVYFLEKLSTRSAK; from the coding sequence ATGGAACGAGGTTTAAAAGACTACGCCTTACTCATGCTGAAAGGTGTGGGAATGGGAGCAGCCGATGTGGTTCCCGGAGTATCGGGAGGAACAATTGCTTTTATTGTGGGAATTTATGATGAACTGATAGATTCGATAAAAAGCATCAACGGAAAAAGTTTAAAGTTGTTTTTTACAGGAAAATGGGGGGCGTTCTGGAAAGCCATTAATGGTAATTTTTTAATTTCCATTGTAGCTGGAATCGCTGTCAGTGTATTTTCGTTGGCTAAGATTATTACATGGTTGCTTACGGATCATCCGGTAATGGTTTGGGCTTTCTTTTTCGGACTGGTGCTGGCTTCCACCTGGTTTGTGGGGAAAGATATAAAGGAGTGGAATAAGAAAACAATTCCGGCTTTTATCATAGGAGTGGCAGTTGCTTATTACATTACAGTGGCAACTCCTGCTGAAACGCCATCCAATCTGTTTTTCATTTTCCTTTGTGGTGCGATTGCTATTTGTGCAATGATCTTGCCGGGGATATCGGGTAGTTTTATTTTGGTACTGTTAGGCAAATACTTCTATATAATGGAAGCGGTCAAGACGTTTGATATAGCGACTTTATTAGTATTCTTGGCAGGCGCCTGTATAGGTATAACTACTTTTTCACGAGTTCTTTCATATGCGCTAAAGAACTTTCGTAATATTACGTTGGCGGTATTGACCGGCTTTATGCTGGGTTCTCTTAATAAGGTATGGCCATGGAAAAAAACGATTGAAACGTTCACGGACAGTCATGGAGTAGTGAAGCCACTGGTTGAAGCGAATATCCTTCCTAATCAATATATTGTTGAAGCTGTAGTATTGATGATTGTTGGTTTCTTCCTGGTATATTTTTTGGAGAAGCTTTCTACACGTAGCGCTAAATAA
- a CDS encoding PstS family phosphate ABC transporter substrate-binding protein, whose product MKRISIILLLTLAASSMQAQRIKGSDTVLPVAQQTAERFMALNPDARVTVTGGGTGVGISALMDGTTDIAMASRPIKFSEKMKVKSAGKEVEEVIVAYDALAVVVHPSNPVKQLTRQQLEDIFRGKITNWKQVGGDDRKIVVYSRETSSGTYEFFKESVLKNKNYMSSSLSMPATGAIIQSVSQTKGAIGYVGLAYLSPRVKSLSVSYDGKHFAPPTMESATDKSYPIVRPLYYYYNTENTGQVNPLISFILSPAGQEIIKKSGYIPVK is encoded by the coding sequence ATGAAAAGAATAAGTATTATCCTACTCCTGACATTAGCTGCAAGCAGCATGCAAGCACAGCGTATTAAAGGCAGTGACACCGTACTCCCCGTAGCACAACAGACCGCTGAAAGGTTTATGGCACTCAATCCCGATGCCCGGGTTACCGTCACGGGTGGCGGCACCGGCGTGGGCATTTCCGCTTTAATGGACGGAACGACGGATATTGCCATGGCATCCCGCCCCATCAAGTTCAGCGAGAAAATGAAAGTAAAGTCCGCAGGCAAGGAAGTAGAAGAAGTAATCGTCGCCTACGATGCCCTCGCCGTCGTGGTACATCCTTCCAACCCCGTGAAACAGCTGACACGCCAACAGCTGGAAGATATCTTCCGGGGAAAAATCACGAATTGGAAACAAGTGGGCGGAGATGATCGTAAAATCGTAGTATATTCCCGTGAAACATCTTCGGGCACCTATGAGTTTTTCAAGGAAAGCGTTCTCAAAAATAAAAATTATATGAGTAGTAGCCTTTCCATGCCCGCCACCGGAGCCATTATCCAATCCGTCAGTCAGACGAAGGGAGCAATAGGGTACGTAGGACTGGCTTATCTCTCCCCTCGCGTCAAGTCACTTTCCGTATCTTATGACGGCAAACACTTTGCGCCGCCCACAATGGAAAGTGCCACAGACAAGAGTTACCCCATCGTACGACCTCTGTATTATTACTATAATACGGAAAACACCGGACAAGTAAACCCACTCATCAGTTTCATCCTGTCACCTGCCGGTCAGGAAATCATTAAAAAGAGTGGATATATTCCCGTGAAATAA
- the pstC gene encoding phosphate ABC transporter permease subunit PstC, whose product MKKLFEKIVEGILACSGFVTSITIVLIILFLFSEALGLFNSRVIEEGYVLALNKDNKVTELTPAQIKDVFDEEITNWNEVGGQDMPIRLFRLEDITQYYTEEELGPSYEHAGARITELVERTPGIIAFVPQQFIVRQDSVHLLRDNTISVKDVFAGAEWFPTATPAAQFGFLPLITGTLWVSLFAILIALPFGLSVAIYMSEVANPKVRNLLKPIIELLSGIPSVVYGFFGLIVIVPLIQKVFDLPVGESGLAGSIVLAIMALPTIITVTEDAMRNCPRAMREASLALGASQWQTIYKVVIPYSVSGITSGVVLGIGRAIGETMAVLMVTGNAAVIPHTILEPLRTIPATIAAELGEAPAGGAHYEALFLLGVVLFFISLLINFTVEAVSARKR is encoded by the coding sequence ATGAAGAAACTTTTTGAAAAAATAGTAGAAGGTATATTGGCTTGCAGTGGTTTCGTAACAAGCATTACCATTGTGCTTATCATCCTGTTTCTCTTTTCCGAGGCGTTGGGGTTGTTCAACAGCCGGGTGATTGAAGAGGGATATGTATTGGCATTGAATAAAGATAATAAGGTTACTGAGCTGACACCGGCTCAGATAAAAGATGTTTTCGACGAGGAAATAACAAACTGGAATGAGGTCGGAGGGCAGGATATGCCTATCCGGCTTTTCCGTTTGGAGGATATCACCCAGTATTATACCGAAGAAGAACTGGGTCCTTCTTATGAACACGCCGGAGCAAGGATTACCGAGTTGGTGGAGCGTACACCGGGCATCATTGCTTTTGTGCCGCAACAGTTTATTGTCCGGCAAGACTCTGTACACTTGTTACGCGATAATACGATTTCAGTGAAAGACGTCTTTGCCGGTGCCGAATGGTTTCCTACGGCTACACCTGCCGCGCAATTTGGCTTTTTGCCACTGATAACGGGTACATTATGGGTGAGTCTTTTTGCCATTCTAATTGCTCTTCCGTTTGGCCTTTCGGTAGCTATCTATATGTCCGAAGTGGCAAATCCTAAGGTACGTAATTTGTTGAAGCCGATAATTGAGTTACTGAGTGGTATTCCGTCAGTGGTATATGGCTTCTTCGGATTGATAGTCATTGTGCCGCTCATACAGAAAGTGTTCGACTTGCCGGTTGGCGAAAGCGGTCTGGCGGGAAGTATCGTATTGGCAATAATGGCATTGCCCACGATTATCACTGTGACAGAAGATGCCATGCGCAACTGTCCCCGTGCCATGCGTGAAGCCAGTCTGGCATTGGGAGCTTCGCAATGGCAAACTATATATAAGGTGGTGATACCCTATTCTGTATCGGGCATCACTTCCGGAGTAGTGCTGGGCATCGGACGCGCCATCGGAGAAACGATGGCGGTATTGATGGTGACAGGCAATGCGGCCGTTATACCGCATACCATTCTGGAGCCGTTGCGCACCATTCCTGCTACGATTGCAGCGGAACTAGGAGAAGCACCTGCCGGAGGAGCTCATTATGAAGCTTTATTCCTTTTGGGAGTAGTATTGTTCTTTATCAGTTTGCTGATCAACTTCACGGTGGAAGCTGTATCGGCCCGGAAAAGATAG
- the tpx gene encoding thiol peroxidase: protein MATTKFKGQPVKIIGEFIKTGTVAPDFELVKTDLSSFSLKDMKGKNVILNIFPSLDTSVCATSVRKFNKLAASLPDSVVLAISKDLPFAHARFCTTEGIENVIPLSDFRFSDFDESYGVRMADGPLGGLLARAVVIIGKDGKVMYTELVPEITQEPDYDKAIEAVKK from the coding sequence ATGGCTACAACAAAATTTAAGGGACAACCGGTTAAGATTATCGGTGAGTTTATAAAAACAGGAACAGTTGCTCCTGATTTCGAGTTAGTAAAGACTGACCTTTCTTCTTTTTCTTTGAAAGATATGAAAGGAAAGAATGTGATATTGAATATCTTCCCGAGTTTGGACACTAGTGTTTGTGCAACGTCTGTGCGCAAGTTCAATAAGTTGGCAGCAAGTCTGCCTGACAGCGTGGTATTGGCGATTTCCAAAGACTTACCTTTTGCTCACGCTCGTTTCTGTACGACGGAAGGTATTGAAAATGTAATTCCTTTGTCTGATTTCCGTTTTTCGGATTTCGATGAAAGCTATGGCGTGCGTATGGCAGATGGACCATTGGGCGGTTTGCTGGCACGTGCAGTAGTTATCATTGGTAAAGATGGAAAAGTGATGTATACTGAACTGGTACCCGAAATCACTCAGGAGCCGGATTATGACAAAGCAATAGAGGCTGTGAAGAAATAG
- a CDS encoding glutamine--tRNA ligase/YqeY domain fusion protein has translation MADIKSEEVGEKKSLNFIEQIVEKDLKEGKNGGKVQTRFPPEPNGYLHIGHAKAICLDFGIAADHNGICNLRFDDTNPTKEDVEYVEAIKEDIQWLGYQWGNEYYASDYFQQLWDFAIRLIEEGKAYIDEQTSEQIAQQKGTPTQPGVESPYRNRPIEESLSLFKKMNTGEIAEGAMVLRAKIDMANPNMHFRDPIIYRVVNHPHHRTGTTWKAYPMYDFAHGQSDYFEGVTHSLCTLEFVPHRPLYDLFVDWVKEGQDLNDNRPHQYEFNKLNLSYTLMSKRNLLTLVKEKLVNGWDDPRMPTICGFRRRGYSPESIHKFIDKIGYTTYDALNEFALLESALREDLNSRAIRVSAVVNPVKLVITNYPEGQVEELEAINNPEKPEEGSHFIEFSRELWMEREDFMEDAPKKYFRMTPGQEVRLKSAYIVKCTGCKKNEAGEVVEVYCEYDPNTKSGMPEANRKVKGTLHWVSCDHCLEAEVRLYDRLWKVENPRDELAAIREAKNCDALEAMKEIINPDSLHILPHCYIEKYAAGMKPLTYLQFQRIGYFNVDPDSTPEKMVFNRTVGLKDTWGKINK, from the coding sequence ATGGCAGATATTAAGAGCGAAGAAGTAGGCGAAAAAAAGAGCCTCAACTTCATTGAACAAATTGTTGAGAAAGATTTAAAAGAGGGTAAAAACGGTGGTAAGGTGCAAACGCGTTTCCCGCCCGAGCCCAACGGATACCTCCACATCGGTCACGCCAAGGCTATTTGCCTTGATTTTGGTATTGCAGCCGACCACAATGGCATCTGCAATCTGCGTTTCGATGATACCAATCCTACCAAGGAAGATGTGGAATATGTAGAAGCCATCAAGGAAGATATTCAATGGTTGGGTTACCAATGGGGTAATGAATACTATGCGTCCGATTACTTCCAGCAATTGTGGGACTTTGCCATCCGCCTCATTGAAGAAGGTAAAGCATATATTGACGAACAGACATCCGAGCAAATAGCACAACAGAAAGGTACTCCTACCCAACCGGGTGTGGAAAGTCCCTACCGCAACCGCCCGATAGAAGAAAGCCTCTCCTTGTTCAAGAAGATGAATACAGGTGAAATAGCAGAAGGTGCCATGGTGCTCCGTGCCAAGATTGACATGGCGAATCCGAACATGCACTTCCGCGATCCCATCATTTACCGTGTAGTGAACCATCCGCACCATCGCACGGGCACCACTTGGAAAGCTTATCCGATGTATGACTTCGCACATGGACAAAGCGACTACTTCGAAGGCGTAACCCATTCTCTCTGTACGTTGGAATTCGTTCCTCACCGTCCGCTCTACGATCTTTTTGTAGACTGGGTGAAAGAAGGACAGGATTTGAATGATAACCGTCCTCACCAGTATGAGTTCAATAAACTGAACCTCAGCTATACGCTGATGAGCAAACGTAATCTGTTGACTCTGGTAAAAGAGAAACTGGTGAACGGATGGGATGATCCCCGTATGCCGACTATCTGTGGTTTCCGCCGTCGCGGATATTCTCCTGAGTCTATCCACAAGTTTATCGATAAAATCGGATATACCACTTATGATGCGCTCAATGAATTTGCCTTGCTGGAAAGCGCCCTGCGCGAAGACCTTAATTCCCGCGCAATTCGTGTATCTGCCGTTGTGAACCCGGTGAAGCTGGTAATTACCAACTACCCCGAAGGACAAGTGGAAGAACTGGAAGCTATCAATAATCCGGAAAAACCGGAAGAAGGCAGTCACTTCATCGAATTCAGCCGTGAACTGTGGATGGAACGTGAAGACTTCATGGAGGATGCTCCAAAAAAATATTTCCGTATGACTCCGGGACAGGAAGTGCGCCTGAAGAGTGCTTATATCGTAAAATGTACCGGTTGCAAGAAAAATGAAGCCGGAGAAGTAGTTGAAGTATATTGCGAATACGACCCGAACACCAAGAGCGGTATGCCCGAAGCAAACCGTAAGGTGAAAGGTACCCTGCATTGGGTTAGCTGCGACCATTGTCTCGAAGCCGAAGTACGCCTCTACGACCGCCTGTGGAAAGTGGAGAACCCACGCGACGAGCTTGCCGCTATTCGCGAAGCTAAAAACTGCGATGCCCTGGAAGCGATGAAAGAAATCATCAACCCGGATTCATTGCATATACTGCCCCATTGCTACATTGAGAAATATGCCGCAGGCATGAAACCGCTTACTTACTTGCAGTTCCAGCGCATCGGTTACTTCAATGTAGATCCGGACTCCACACCGGAAAAGATGGTATTCAACCGTACTGTAGGGTTGAAAGATACCTGGGGCAAGATTAACAAATAA
- a CDS encoding master DNA invertase Mpi family serine-type recombinase, with protein MVVAYLRVSTEKQFLANQREELLRFAEKNGLQIDKWYTETVSGSVRSKDRKLSGVLNRMQRGDSLIVTEISRLSRTMLEIMTILNSCIKKEIVLYSTKEGYVFQNDMNSKVLGFAFGLMAEIERNLISMRTKEALARRRQEGVKLGRKKGTCPAMRVLRENKRRLIKDAQRGVSCSELARQMGVSRTTMHRFLKCN; from the coding sequence ATGGTAGTAGCTTATTTAAGAGTAAGTACAGAAAAACAATTTCTGGCTAATCAACGTGAAGAACTTCTGCGTTTTGCAGAGAAGAATGGATTGCAGATTGACAAGTGGTACACCGAAACGGTGAGTGGTAGTGTGAGAAGCAAAGACCGGAAGTTATCGGGGGTGTTGAACCGAATGCAAAGAGGTGACTCGCTGATTGTGACGGAAATTTCAAGATTAAGTCGTACAATGTTGGAAATCATGACGATTCTTAATTCTTGTATCAAGAAAGAAATTGTTCTGTACAGCACAAAAGAGGGGTATGTATTTCAAAATGACATGAACAGCAAGGTATTGGGGTTCGCATTCGGATTAATGGCAGAGATAGAACGTAATCTGATTTCCATGCGAACAAAAGAAGCATTGGCAAGGCGCAGGCAAGAGGGGGTAAAACTGGGACGAAAGAAAGGAACCTGTCCTGCTATGAGGGTACTTCGTGAGAACAAAAGGCGTTTGATAAAAGATGCTCAACGAGGTGTTTCCTGTTCGGAGTTGGCTCGCCAGATGGGAGTATCCCGAACTACTATGCATCGTTTCCTGAAGTGTAACTAA
- the phoU gene encoding phosphate signaling complex protein PhoU translates to MVKFIESELVLLKKEIDEMWTLVYNQLDRAGEAVLTFDRELAQQVLVRERRVNALELKIDSDVEDIIALYNPVAIDLRFVLAMLKINTNLERLGDFAEGIARFVLNCKEPVLDPDLLKQLRLEEMQAQVLAMLELAKKALQEESQDLATSVFAKDNLLDEINAEATTILAGYIAKHPDSVLPCLNLVSVFRKLERSGDHITNIAEEIVFFIDAKVLKHSGKTDEHYPLSKK, encoded by the coding sequence ATGGTAAAGTTTATCGAATCGGAACTCGTCTTACTTAAAAAGGAAATAGACGAAATGTGGACCTTAGTGTATAACCAGCTCGACCGGGCAGGGGAGGCAGTCCTGACCTTCGACCGCGAACTGGCGCAGCAAGTGTTGGTGCGCGAACGTCGCGTGAATGCCTTGGAATTGAAAATAGACAGTGACGTAGAAGATATTATTGCCCTGTACAATCCCGTAGCTATTGATCTGCGTTTTGTGCTTGCCATGCTGAAGATCAATACAAACCTGGAACGGTTGGGGGACTTTGCCGAAGGTATAGCCCGCTTCGTGCTGAACTGTAAAGAGCCTGTCCTCGATCCGGACCTTTTGAAACAATTACGTCTGGAAGAAATGCAGGCGCAAGTACTTGCCATGCTGGAACTTGCCAAAAAGGCTCTTCAGGAAGAGAGTCAGGATTTGGCAACTTCAGTCTTTGCTAAAGACAATTTGCTGGATGAAATAAACGCTGAAGCCACTACCATTCTGGCAGGTTATATTGCTAAACATCCGGACAGTGTTCTTCCTTGCCTGAACCTGGTAAGTGTCTTCCGTAAGTTGGAGCGTTCCGGCGACCATATTACCAACATTGCCGAAGAAATAGTCTTCTTTATCGATGCAAAAGTGTTAAAACATAGCGGAAAAACGGACGAACATTATCCTTTAAGCAAGAAATAA
- the pstB gene encoding phosphate ABC transporter ATP-binding protein PstB: MIGKIEANNVNFWYGDFHALKGISMSIEERSVVAFIGPSGCGKSTFLRLFNRMNDLIPNTRLTGEIHIDGKDIYGKDVQVDELRKKVGMVFQRPNPFPKSIFENVAYGLRVNGVTDNSFIRQRVEESLRGAALWEEVKDKLKVSAYALSGGQQQRLCIARAMAVSPSVLLMDEPASALDPISTAKVEELIHELKEQYTIVIVTHNMQQAARVSDKTAFFYLGQMVEFDDTKKIFTNPEKVETQNYITGRFG; this comes from the coding sequence ATGATTGGTAAAATAGAAGCAAATAATGTAAACTTCTGGTATGGTGACTTTCATGCTCTGAAAGGTATCAGTATGTCGATAGAAGAACGTTCGGTGGTAGCCTTTATCGGTCCTTCGGGATGCGGCAAGTCCACTTTCCTGCGGTTATTCAACCGTATGAACGATCTGATTCCCAATACCCGCCTGACAGGTGAAATCCATATTGACGGAAAGGATATCTACGGAAAAGATGTCCAGGTGGATGAGCTCCGTAAAAAAGTAGGTATGGTGTTCCAGCGTCCTAATCCTTTTCCAAAAAGTATTTTCGAGAATGTGGCCTATGGTCTTCGGGTGAACGGGGTGACGGACAATAGTTTTATCCGTCAGCGTGTGGAAGAGTCCTTGAGGGGGGCCGCCTTGTGGGAAGAAGTAAAGGATAAGCTGAAGGTTTCCGCTTATGCACTTTCCGGCGGACAACAGCAACGCCTTTGCATAGCCCGCGCCATGGCTGTGTCTCCCTCCGTATTGCTGATGGACGAGCCGGCCTCTGCGCTCGATCCTATTTCTACGGCTAAAGTAGAAGAGCTTATTCACGAGTTGAAAGAACAGTATACAATTGTTATCGTTACACACAATATGCAGCAGGCTGCACGCGTTAGTGATAAAACAGCATTCTTCTATTTGGGGCAAATGGTGGAATTTGACGATACTAAGAAGATATTTACGAACCCCGAGAAAGTGGAGACTCAGAACTATATTACGGGACGTTTTGGGTAA
- a CDS encoding HdeD family acid-resistance protein, which translates to MKTLFDELQCEVKNWWISLLLGILYVVVAVSLMFAPLSGYAVLSILFSISMLFSGLLEISFAVSNRKNVSSWGWYLAGGIIDMIFGFYLIAYPLLSMEVIPFIIAFWLMFRGFSSVGYAMDLKRYGTRDWGWYIAFGILAVICSLIILWQPAIGALYAVYMISFAFLIIGFFRIMLSFELKSLHKRGKSMKEKNEDKEIPVG; encoded by the coding sequence ATGAAAACTTTATTTGACGAACTTCAATGCGAAGTAAAAAACTGGTGGATCTCTCTCTTGCTTGGCATACTCTACGTAGTAGTTGCCGTCAGCCTGATGTTCGCACCGTTAAGCGGCTACGCTGTTTTGAGTATCCTGTTCAGTATATCCATGTTATTCAGCGGTTTGCTGGAGATTTCTTTTGCTGTAAGCAACCGGAAAAATGTATCCAGTTGGGGCTGGTATCTGGCCGGAGGTATCATCGACATGATATTCGGTTTCTACCTGATAGCTTATCCATTACTAAGTATGGAAGTTATTCCTTTCATTATTGCATTCTGGCTGATGTTCCGGGGCTTCTCATCCGTCGGCTATGCCATGGATCTGAAAAGATATGGTACAAGAGACTGGGGCTGGTATATTGCTTTCGGCATATTAGCCGTAATTTGTTCGCTCATCATCTTATGGCAACCGGCAATAGGCGCTCTCTATGCAGTTTACATGATTTCATTCGCATTCCTGATTATCGGATTCTTCCGCATCATGTTGTCATTTGAACTGAAGAGTTTGCATAAACGTGGAAAAAGCATGAAAGAGAAAAACGAAGATAAAGAAATTCCCGTAGGATAG
- a CDS encoding tetratricopeptide repeat protein produces the protein MSNKNLLSGRDKELQELAEQYESAMSAKQPFYLDADDLADLADWYGTKKNYDKALEIAEYGLKLHPDSTALMIEYAYLHLDSGKRAKAREIIENLPDTYSPEAKVVRAHLLLSEGKLDDAEQLLDTIEDKEDLANVVDVSYMYLDMGYPDKALAWLNPVKEEYADEEAYIAAVADCYYGKGMIEEAIPLYNQLIDQNPYSAPYWFGLARCHFEDLNFDQAIDACDYALVGDDEFTDAYVMKGHCFYQLGNEDAALECYQKAEQMHGLAPEFVYTYIGLCKVSKGEWEEGYENLEKAIQANEAEETPAPTLPSLYANAGLCLSKMKKKRKAHQYCKKAQKLEPKDPEAYLIEGRMYVEEGDYEKGIKQWAKALNCAPSADTWNEIGMHSMEIGYLDYAKIAFERVCELEPEFEGINEKLTVLYMTLHDKENFIKYNQKCTRPFDLKELEKMQAMMENEDREDLAVYMQNIIKALQ, from the coding sequence ATGAGCAATAAAAACCTGCTGTCCGGCAGAGATAAAGAACTTCAGGAACTTGCCGAACAATATGAATCGGCAATGTCCGCGAAACAACCATTTTATCTGGACGCAGACGATTTGGCTGACCTTGCCGACTGGTATGGCACCAAAAAGAATTATGATAAGGCTTTAGAAATTGCAGAATATGGCCTAAAGCTACATCCCGACAGTACGGCATTAATGATAGAATATGCTTACCTGCATCTGGATAGCGGAAAAAGAGCAAAGGCACGTGAAATCATCGAAAACCTTCCCGATACCTATTCGCCGGAAGCCAAAGTGGTACGCGCCCACTTGCTGCTGAGTGAAGGTAAGCTGGATGATGCCGAACAGCTACTCGATACGATTGAAGATAAAGAGGACCTGGCAAATGTAGTTGATGTATCTTATATGTACCTCGATATGGGCTATCCGGACAAGGCTCTGGCATGGCTCAACCCGGTAAAGGAAGAATATGCCGATGAAGAAGCTTACATTGCCGCAGTTGCAGACTGTTACTATGGGAAAGGTATGATAGAAGAAGCAATTCCTCTATATAACCAGCTGATAGATCAGAATCCATATTCGGCTCCCTACTGGTTCGGGCTGGCAAGATGCCATTTTGAAGATCTGAACTTCGACCAGGCAATTGATGCCTGCGACTATGCATTGGTAGGTGATGACGAATTTACAGACGCCTATGTAATGAAAGGGCATTGTTTTTACCAGTTGGGTAATGAGGATGCAGCGCTGGAATGTTATCAGAAAGCTGAGCAGATGCATGGGCTGGCTCCTGAGTTTGTCTATACCTATATCGGTTTATGCAAGGTGTCCAAAGGCGAATGGGAAGAAGGATACGAAAATCTGGAAAAAGCAATCCAGGCTAACGAAGCGGAAGAAACTCCCGCACCTACTCTACCCAGCCTATATGCCAATGCAGGGCTTTGCCTTTCCAAAATGAAAAAGAAGCGCAAAGCGCACCAGTATTGTAAGAAAGCCCAAAAGCTGGAACCGAAAGATCCTGAAGCCTACCTGATTGAAGGCCGCATGTACGTCGAAGAAGGTGACTACGAAAAGGGAATAAAGCAATGGGCAAAGGCCTTGAATTGTGCTCCTAGCGCTGATACCTGGAATGAAATAGGTATGCACAGCATGGAAATCGGGTATCTGGATTATGCGAAAATAGCTTTTGAACGTGTTTGTGAGTTAGAACCGGAATTTGAAGGTATCAATGAAAAGTTGACCGTTCTCTACATGACGCTGCATGATAAGGAAAACTTCATAAAGTACAATCAGAAGTGCACCCGCCCCTTTGATCTGAAAGAACTGGAGAAGATGCAGGCTATGATGGAAAATGAAGACCGGGAAGATCTGGCTGTTTATATGCAAAATATCATAAAAGCATTGCAATAA